One segment of Planctomycetota bacterium DNA contains the following:
- a CDS encoding PEP-CTERM sorting domain-containing protein (PEP-CTERM proteins occur, often in large numbers, in the proteomes of bacteria that also encode an exosortase, a predicted intramembrane cysteine proteinase. The presence of a PEP-CTERM domain at a protein's C-terminus predicts cleavage within the sorting domain, followed by covalent anchoring to some some component of the (usually Gram-negative) cell surface. Many PEP-CTERM proteins exhibit an unusual sequence composition that includes large numbers of potential glycosylation sites. Expression of one such protein has been shown restore the ability of a bacterium to form floc, a type of biofilm.), giving the protein MKLSKHLAASAAAIVAVAGLTMSASADVIVDFGSAGYVDGNQALNGIPGLNDSGNPVDGTSAVSNTVRPFSELSPFTPTAMGWTTVSGINNTLYGGYEMVGAGNRRLEFARIGNSGGDDLMRIAMQVDPVPNGLGNSLAAVMLVQKEDFLTGSDAGSQVALNSDSVITAEVGANNNGQDRRFRLVVKQDGQYYIGTAANTIFPNVNIGTLTVSPDPDTGNARAMFSDFVFETYDPFSGVFFGDADVGTGTPFTGTFDDIEALGIYVEASRPDNGPGNLRTAIRGFTADTLVVIPEPTSALGIAGGMMLLVSRRRR; this is encoded by the coding sequence GTGAAGCTTTCCAAGCACCTCGCAGCCTCGGCTGCCGCAATCGTCGCCGTTGCAGGCCTGACCATGAGCGCCTCGGCCGACGTCATCGTCGACTTCGGCTCCGCCGGCTACGTCGACGGCAATCAGGCGTTGAACGGCATTCCAGGTCTCAACGACAGCGGAAATCCCGTCGACGGCACGTCGGCCGTCAGCAACACTGTTCGCCCCTTCAGCGAGTTGTCGCCCTTCACGCCCACCGCGATGGGCTGGACCACGGTTTCCGGCATCAACAACACGCTCTACGGCGGCTACGAGATGGTCGGCGCCGGCAATCGACGGCTCGAGTTTGCCCGCATCGGCAACTCTGGCGGTGACGACCTGATGCGTATCGCCATGCAGGTCGACCCGGTGCCGAACGGGCTGGGCAACTCGCTGGCGGCGGTCATGCTCGTTCAGAAGGAGGACTTCCTAACCGGCTCCGACGCCGGGAGTCAGGTCGCCCTCAACAGCGACTCCGTCATCACCGCCGAAGTCGGTGCCAACAACAACGGCCAAGACCGACGGTTCCGGCTGGTCGTCAAGCAGGACGGCCAGTACTACATCGGCACCGCAGCCAACACGATCTTCCCGAACGTCAACATCGGAACGCTGACGGTTTCGCCAGATCCGGACACGGGCAACGCACGAGCGATGTTCTCCGACTTTGTCTTCGAGACATACGACCCGTTCTCGGGAGTCTTCTTCGGTGACGCGGACGTGGGCACTGGCACGCCGTTCACCGGCACGTTCGATGATATCGAAGCACTCGGCATCTATGTCGAAGCCAGTCGCCCTGATAATGGGCCTGGCAACCTGCGGACTGCGATCCGTGGCTTCACGGCCGACACGCTGGTCGTGATTCCAGAGCCGACCTCGGCCCTGGGCATCGCCGGCGGCATGATGCTGCTCGTGAGCCGGCGTCGCCGGTAG
- a CDS encoding LacI family DNA-binding transcriptional regulator has protein sequence MAKRVTVYEIASACGVSQPTVSRILGRGPAAERHSAETRRLVLETAKRLGYRPNAAARAMGRNRFGAIGLLLSKREHASTLPPLFLDSVLDVCNERDLNLSLLRSDDATLTDSKRVPRLLRESSTDGLLIDYTHAIPPRLLEIVDRHRIPAIWLNSKQPADCIRPDDEQGGYDAARLLIERGHTKIAYLDMSHGPDADYRHYSADDRRVGYERALAEARLKPNIVQAESGETVPSAERVAFCRRLLEQVDRPTGVVCYGHVNHLVAAALLVGLTVPEDLSVVTFADAPTNAISIEGVSGFLLPQREIGSAAVTMLLEKIADPSASVSPLVMPMTPFAGTTLAAPAAG, from the coding sequence ATGGCCAAGCGGGTCACGGTGTACGAAATCGCTTCGGCCTGCGGCGTATCGCAGCCGACGGTCAGCCGCATCCTCGGCCGAGGGCCGGCGGCGGAGAGGCACAGCGCCGAGACGCGCCGCCTCGTTCTGGAGACGGCAAAACGACTCGGCTATCGCCCCAATGCCGCGGCCCGAGCGATGGGGCGAAATCGGTTCGGTGCGATCGGTCTGCTGCTGAGCAAGCGCGAGCACGCAAGCACGCTTCCGCCACTGTTTCTCGACTCCGTCCTCGACGTCTGCAACGAACGCGACCTGAACTTGAGCCTGCTTCGGTCCGACGATGCGACGCTGACCGATTCGAAGCGCGTTCCAAGGCTCCTTCGCGAGTCGAGTACCGACGGCCTCCTGATCGACTACACCCATGCGATCCCGCCACGACTCCTCGAGATTGTCGATCGTCATCGCATCCCGGCAATCTGGCTCAACTCCAAGCAGCCAGCCGATTGCATCAGACCCGATGACGAACAGGGTGGCTACGACGCAGCAAGACTTCTGATCGAGCGTGGGCACACGAAGATCGCCTACCTCGACATGAGTCACGGCCCCGACGCGGACTACCGGCACTACAGCGCAGACGACCGTCGCGTCGGGTACGAGCGGGCTCTTGCAGAGGCACGATTGAAGCCGAACATCGTCCAGGCCGAGTCCGGGGAGACGGTCCCATCCGCCGAACGCGTGGCCTTTTGTCGAAGGCTTTTGGAGCAGGTCGACCGACCCACCGGGGTCGTCTGCTACGGACACGTCAACCACCTGGTTGCGGCCGCACTGTTGGTCGGGCTGACGGTGCCCGAGGACTTGTCGGTCGTGACGTTCGCCGACGCGCCGACGAATGCGATTTCGATCGAGGGTGTCAGCGGATTTCTCCTGCCTCAGCGGGAGATCGGCTCTGCCGCCGTGACGATGCTGCTGGAGAAGATCGCGGATCCTTCGGCGTCGGTCAGCCCGCTGGTGATGCCGATGACGCCCTTCGCCGGAACGACACTCGCTGCGCCCGCGGCCGGCTAG